From the Nocardiopsis changdeensis genome, one window contains:
- a CDS encoding prenyltransferase, which yields MSVVTAPDDLTLRLPGVLDAGQLLRSADYLARSQEATGALPWFPGGHTDVWDHVECAMALTVTGLWEPAHAAAARRAYRWLAGARHPGGGWPAKFRQGVPATELREANHAAYPAVGAFHHLLVTGDTAFAEELWPVVEDGLEFVLALRGERGEILWARGEDGSPGDHALLTVCASVHHALRCGAALGERLGRPRPEWTKAADRLSDLINDDEDLFADRGRFSMDWFYPILGGAVRGEAAHARLAERWDRFVVPGLGVRCVDDQPWVTAAETSELVLALAAVGRTGDGVRILREVQHLRDGDDGVYWTGYQFAEQVRWPVERSTWTTAAVILAVDALTRTTPGSQVFLHTWDG from the coding sequence ATGTCCGTCGTCACCGCACCGGACGACCTGACCCTGCGCCTGCCCGGCGTGCTGGACGCCGGGCAGCTGCTGCGCTCCGCCGACTACCTGGCACGCAGCCAGGAGGCCACCGGCGCCCTGCCCTGGTTCCCCGGCGGCCACACCGACGTGTGGGACCACGTCGAGTGCGCCATGGCGCTGACCGTCACCGGCCTGTGGGAGCCCGCGCACGCCGCGGCCGCCCGCCGCGCCTACCGGTGGCTGGCCGGCGCCCGCCACCCCGGCGGCGGCTGGCCCGCCAAGTTCCGCCAGGGCGTCCCCGCGACCGAGCTCCGCGAGGCCAACCACGCCGCCTACCCGGCCGTGGGGGCGTTCCACCACCTGCTCGTCACCGGGGACACGGCCTTCGCCGAGGAGCTGTGGCCCGTCGTCGAGGACGGCCTGGAGTTCGTGCTGGCCCTGCGCGGCGAACGCGGGGAGATCCTGTGGGCGCGCGGGGAGGACGGGTCCCCCGGCGACCACGCCCTGCTCACCGTCTGCGCCAGCGTGCACCACGCGCTGCGCTGCGGCGCCGCCCTGGGCGAGCGGCTGGGCCGCCCCCGCCCGGAGTGGACCAAGGCCGCCGACCGGCTGTCCGACCTCATCAACGACGACGAGGACCTGTTCGCCGACCGCGGCCGGTTCTCGATGGACTGGTTCTACCCGATCCTGGGCGGCGCCGTCCGCGGCGAGGCCGCCCACGCGCGCCTGGCCGAGCGCTGGGACCGGTTCGTGGTCCCGGGCCTGGGCGTGCGCTGCGTCGACGACCAGCCCTGGGTCACCGCCGCCGAGACCTCCGAACTGGTCCTGGCCCTGGCCGCCGTGGGCCGGACCGGGGACGGCGTGCGCATCCTGCGCGAGGTGCAGCACCTGCGCGACGGCGACGACGGCGTCTACTGGACCGGCTACCAGTTCGCCGAGCAGGTGCGCTGGCCGGTGGAGCGCAGCACCTGGACCACCGCCGCCGTGATCCTCGCCGTGGACGCCCTCACCCGGACCACACCGGGGTCGCAGGTGTTCCTGCACACCTGGGACGGGTGA
- a CDS encoding MBL fold metallo-hydrolase, producing the protein MPETPPVEDLGDGVWSLPVPIPGNPLGFTYVYVLTGSDGPVLIDTGWDHDDSWDALVKGLARIGHTVGEVRGAVLTHFHPDHTGLTGRLRESSDAWLAMHPADITVTERMLALDGDARLRSLADQMRAAGFPEDDVDELLAGPRYSPPPVVPDLPLADGARVDLPGRDLRAVWTPGHTPGHLCLHLADGGLLFTGDHVLPRITPHVGRFPLTTGEGDPLGDFLASQRAVGGLPGADTLVCLPSHERRFTGLGARTAEIVEHHEDRVAEILALLRAAGPATLWEAAAGLTWRRPWADMSVRSRHMAAAETAAHLRLAEERGLAALTGTPALPRWVAVTGPDAPA; encoded by the coding sequence CCGGCTCCGACGGCCCCGTCCTCATCGACACCGGCTGGGACCACGACGACTCCTGGGACGCCCTGGTCAAGGGCCTGGCCCGGATCGGCCACACTGTCGGGGAGGTGCGCGGCGCCGTCCTCACCCACTTCCACCCCGACCACACCGGGCTCACCGGGCGGCTGCGCGAGTCCTCCGACGCCTGGCTGGCCATGCACCCCGCCGACATCACCGTCACCGAGCGCATGCTCGCCCTCGACGGCGACGCCCGCCTGCGCTCGCTGGCCGACCAGATGCGCGCCGCCGGATTCCCCGAGGACGACGTCGACGAACTCCTGGCCGGCCCCCGCTACTCCCCTCCCCCGGTCGTCCCCGACCTCCCCCTGGCCGACGGCGCCCGCGTGGACCTGCCCGGCCGCGACCTGCGCGCCGTGTGGACCCCCGGCCACACCCCCGGCCACCTGTGCCTGCACCTGGCCGACGGCGGACTCCTGTTCACCGGCGACCACGTCCTGCCGCGCATCACCCCGCACGTGGGGCGGTTCCCGCTGACCACCGGCGAGGGCGACCCGCTCGGCGACTTCCTCGCCTCCCAGCGGGCCGTCGGGGGCCTGCCCGGCGCCGACACGCTGGTGTGCCTTCCCTCACACGAGCGCCGTTTCACCGGGCTGGGCGCCCGGACCGCCGAGATCGTCGAGCACCACGAGGACCGCGTCGCCGAGATCCTGGCCCTGCTCCGGGCCGCGGGCCCCGCCACCCTGTGGGAGGCCGCCGCCGGCCTCACCTGGCGCCGGCCCTGGGCCGACATGAGCGTCCGCTCCCGCCACATGGCCGCCGCCGAGACCGCGGCGCACCTGCGCCTGGCCGAGGAGCGCGGGCTGGCCGCCCTCACCGGAACACCCGCCCTGCCCCGCTGGGTCGCCGTCACCGGGCCCGATGCACCGGCATAG
- a CDS encoding class I SAM-dependent methyltransferase, with protein sequence MITVDFTLFPVGPGDRVLDLGCGGGRHAFEVYRRGADIVAFDQNVEDLASVETMFAAMKEEGEAPASATAETVKGDALDMPFDEGSFDRVIAAEIFEHIPHDTAAMKELYRVLRPGGIAAVTVPSFLPERICWALSEEYHTNEGGHIRIYTRAELEAKLKATGFLIGPHHHAHALHAPYWWIKCAVGTDNNDHPLAKAYHELLVWDMFQAPKVTRVAERLLNPVIGKSVVVYVRKPLDAA encoded by the coding sequence CTGATCACCGTCGACTTCACCCTGTTCCCCGTCGGTCCGGGCGACCGCGTGCTCGACCTGGGCTGCGGCGGCGGCCGCCACGCCTTCGAGGTCTACCGCCGCGGCGCCGACATCGTCGCCTTCGACCAGAACGTCGAGGACCTGGCCTCCGTCGAGACCATGTTCGCCGCCATGAAGGAGGAGGGCGAGGCCCCCGCCTCCGCCACCGCGGAGACCGTCAAGGGCGACGCCCTCGACATGCCCTTCGACGAGGGCTCCTTCGACCGCGTCATCGCCGCGGAGATCTTCGAGCACATCCCGCACGACACCGCCGCCATGAAGGAGCTGTACCGGGTCCTCAGGCCCGGCGGCATCGCCGCGGTGACCGTGCCCAGCTTCCTGCCCGAGCGCATCTGCTGGGCCCTCTCGGAGGAGTACCACACCAACGAGGGCGGCCACATCCGCATCTACACCCGCGCCGAGCTGGAGGCCAAGCTCAAGGCCACCGGGTTCCTGATCGGCCCGCACCACCACGCGCACGCCCTGCACGCGCCCTACTGGTGGATCAAGTGCGCGGTGGGCACCGACAACAACGACCACCCGCTCGCCAAGGCCTACCACGAGCTGCTCGTCTGGGACATGTTCCAGGCCCCCAAGGTGACCCGGGTGGCCGAGCGCCTGCTCAACCCGGTCATCGGCAAGAGCGTGGTCGTGTACGTGCGCAAGCCGCTCGACGCCGCCTGA
- a CDS encoding glycosyltransferase family 4 protein → MTQSGKSTGPHPDRPLRVALLSYRSKQHVGGQGVYVRHLSRELAALGHEVTVFSGQPYPVLDEGVTLEKIPSLDLYNDADPFVAPPLREWRDWIDALEVATMWTAGFPEPLTFSLRANRELRRRLGEFDVVHDNQTLGWGLLGIKSAGIPLVTTIHHPISVDRRIEIDEAQGWQKLSKRRWYGFVRMQARVARRLDPILVPSRSSADDITREFGVAPEAMEVTPLGVDTRYFHPRPEVRRVPGRIVCTASADSPLKGVATLLRATAELAAERDVTLTVVSRPRPGGPTDRLVDELGLRDRVEFVSGIDDTALAELIATAQVAVVPSFYEGFSLPAVEAMACATPLIASRAGALPEVVGTDGDAGRLIAPGDPGLLAAELARLLDDDAERERMGAAAWRRVQERFTWRAVAELTARRYASTIASATGRRPADGDSRPAPARANGA, encoded by the coding sequence TTGACCCAGTCGGGCAAAAGCACGGGACCGCACCCCGACCGCCCCCTGCGCGTGGCCCTGCTCTCCTACCGGAGCAAGCAGCACGTGGGCGGCCAGGGCGTGTACGTCCGCCACCTGTCCCGCGAGCTCGCCGCACTGGGCCACGAGGTCACCGTCTTCTCCGGCCAGCCCTACCCCGTCCTGGACGAGGGCGTCACCCTGGAGAAGATCCCCTCCCTCGACCTCTACAACGACGCCGACCCCTTCGTCGCCCCGCCGCTGCGCGAGTGGCGCGACTGGATCGACGCCCTGGAGGTCGCCACCATGTGGACCGCCGGGTTCCCCGAGCCGCTCACCTTCTCCCTGCGCGCCAACCGCGAGCTCCGCCGCCGCCTGGGCGAGTTCGACGTCGTCCACGACAACCAGACCCTGGGCTGGGGCCTGCTCGGCATCAAGTCCGCCGGGATCCCCCTGGTCACCACCATCCACCACCCCATCAGCGTCGACCGCCGCATCGAGATCGACGAGGCGCAGGGGTGGCAGAAGCTCTCCAAGCGCCGCTGGTACGGGTTCGTCAGGATGCAGGCCAGGGTGGCCCGCCGCCTCGACCCCATCCTGGTGCCCTCCCGGTCCTCCGCCGACGACATCACCCGCGAGTTCGGCGTGGCCCCCGAGGCCATGGAGGTCACCCCCCTGGGCGTCGACACCCGCTACTTCCACCCGCGCCCGGAGGTCCGGCGCGTCCCCGGCCGCATCGTGTGCACCGCCAGCGCCGACAGCCCCCTCAAGGGCGTCGCCACCCTGCTGCGCGCCACCGCCGAACTCGCCGCCGAGCGCGACGTCACCCTGACCGTCGTCAGCAGACCCCGCCCCGGCGGGCCCACCGACCGGCTGGTCGACGAACTCGGCCTGCGCGACCGCGTCGAGTTCGTCAGCGGCATCGACGACACCGCGCTGGCCGAACTCATCGCCACCGCGCAGGTCGCCGTCGTCCCGTCCTTCTACGAGGGCTTCTCCCTGCCCGCCGTCGAGGCCATGGCCTGCGCCACCCCGCTCATCGCCAGCCGCGCCGGGGCGCTGCCCGAGGTCGTGGGCACCGACGGCGACGCCGGCCGCCTCATCGCCCCCGGCGACCCCGGCCTGCTGGCCGCCGAGCTCGCCCGCCTCCTCGACGACGACGCCGAGCGCGAACGCATGGGCGCCGCCGCCTGGCGCCGCGTCCAGGAACGCTTCACCTGGCGGGCGGTGGCCGAGCTGACCGCCCGCCGCTACGCGTCCACGATCGCGTCCGCCACCGGCCGACGCCCCGCCGACGGGGACAGCCGCCCCGCCCCCGCCCGGGCCAACGGCGCCTGA